The window GTCCAGCGTCGCGCTCATCGCCTGCAGGCTTTCGCGCCACTGCTGCGGCCGATCGCTGGCCAGCGCCACCCCGACCTGCGTCTTCAACACCGCCAGCGGCGTGCGCAGCTGGTGGGAAGCGTCGGCGCTGAAGCGTTCCTGACGCGCCACCATCAGCCGCAGCCGTTCGATATAGCGATTGAACGCCACCAGCAGCGGCTGCATCTCCGACCACGGCAATACCCGCGGCAAGGGCGTCAGCTCGCCCGGATCGCGCCGCAGCATGATGCCGGAGAGTTTACGCATCGGCTTCAACACCCGCTTGAGCAGCGCGAACGCCAGGATCAGGGTCAACACCACCACCGTGCCCTGGCTCAGCAGCGCCGCGATCATCATCTGCCGCGCCAGGTAACGGCGCGATTCCAGGGTTTCCGCCACCAAAATGGTCGCCATGCCGCTCACCCCCGACTCGTTGACCGGTTGAAACAGCGCCGCCACGCGGATCGGCCGGCCGAGGTATTCCGCATCATAAAAATGCACCAGCGCCGGGTAGAGCGTGGAGCGCGGGATATGGGGCGGCAGCGACGGCAAATCGTCATAGCCCGAGATGCTTTTTCCCTGCGGCGAAATCACCTCGTAATACAGCTGATCGTTCATGTTGCGCTCGAAGCTGTCGAGCACCACATAGGGCACATCGACCGCCAGCTTGCCTTCGCGCACCACCAGTCGCTCCGCCACGGTGCGCGCCGACGCCAGCAGCGTGCGATCGTAAGCCAATGTGGCGGCGCTCATGGCGCTGAAATAGTGGGTGTAGATAGAGATACCGCCCAACGCCAGCAGCGGCAGGCCAAAAAACAGCAGCAGTTGATAGAACAGCGAACGCGGCGCATTAAACCACCGCATTGCAGAGCTCCAGGCTGTAGCCCAGACCGCGCAGCGTGACGATCGCCACGTCGCTGCCCTGCAGCTTTTTCCGCAGGCGGTGTACGTAAAGCTCGATGCTCTCGGGATTGGCCTCGTCGGACAGCGTAAACACCTGCTCGAACAGCTGTTGTTTGGCCACCGGGCGGCCGCGCCGATGCATCAGCGCGGTCAACACCGCCAATTCGCGCGGCGTCAGCGCCAGCGGCTTGCTCTCCAGCAGAAAATAGCCTTCGTCATGGTAGGTCAACGCGCCGTACTGCAACGCCGGCTGCGGGGCGCCGACGCTGCGGCGCAGCAGCGCCCGAATACGCGCTTCCAGCTCGTCCAGTTCGAACGGCTTGGTGAGGTAATCGTCCGCCCCCAGATTCAGGCCCTTTACCCGATCGGCCACGTCGGTGCGCGCCGTCAGCAGCAACACCGGCAGATCCTGCCCGCGCTTGCGCAGGCGCGCCAGCAAATCCAGGCCGTTCAAACGCGGCAGCGCCACATCCAACACCGCCAGCGCATAACGCTCGTTGAGCAACAGATGATCGGCCGCCACGCCGTCCGGGGCGACGTCGACGGCAAACCCGGCGCCGGTCAGCGCCTTTTGCAACCAGTGAGACAGCTCGGGGTGATCTTCAACCAATAACAGTCGCATGTTCCCATTCCATTGATTTATCTGAACAACCTGGCTCCGACACGGCGTCCGTTAACAGGCTGATAACAGAGAATGGCATGGAAAATAAGGGGATAAAAGAGCGCCGCGCCGCCAGTTTTGGGAGCTGGCACACAATTATGCGTATGGAGCGCGATCGCAGGGCGGCGTCAGATCAGCGGAATGGGGCTATCGGCCACGGCAATGTCCAGCACCGAGCGCAGCTTGTCGGCGGTAAACGGTGCAGAAACCAACACGGAGCGATTGTTGACGGCAAATACCAGATCGATGCCGGTCACGCAGGCGGTCATCTGGCAGGCATATCTTTCACCGGCGGCGTTGACGAAATGCAGCTCAAACACGCCAACCTCGGCGCGCAGTCGCTTCAAACGGCACTGCCCGGTTCCACCGACCATCTCCGCGTAGACCTCAGGCAACCGTTTAATCGCGCATACTTTGGCGCTGTCCCTGCCGCTAAACAATTTCCCTAACGAAAACATATCACTGCGTCTCTATTCATTTCACTGATCATGATTTTATCGCGAAAGCAAAACGGCAAACCTGATATTACGCAGGATTTTGGCCGGTTTTGCGCCCTGTTCCTGCCAGCATTTCTATGGTAGCGCACCCGTGATTCGCTAGCGACAAGAGACCCTAATCACAGACTGGAAACTTTTCCGGCCACTGAAAGGTAAATGAAAGGTTGTTGTTTTAACAATCCTGCAACCGCGCTCAGCGGGATTCACAACCAGAACAATACCGAGGGCAAGCCACAATGAAAAAAATAATGACCCGTACCTTGACCGCCGCCGCACTGTTGCTGGCGGCCTCTCAGGCCTTTGCCGTGGAAGCGCCCAAACGCACCGAATGCATTGCGCCGGCCAAGCCCGGCGGCGGCTTCGATTTGACCTGCAAGCTGATTCAGGTGTCGTTGCAGGACACCAAGGCCATCGATAAACCGATGCGCGTCACCTATATGCCCGGCGGCGTCGGCGCGGTGGCCTACAACGCCATCGTCGCACAGCGCCCGGCGGAGTTCGGCACCGTGGTGGCCTTCTCCGGCGGTTCGCTGCTCAATCTGGCTCAGGGCAAGTTCGGCCGCTATAACGTGGACGACGTGAAATGGCTGGCGGCGGTCGGAACCGACTACGGCATGATCGCGGTGCGCGCCGACTCGCCTTACAAAACCCTGAAAGACCTGATGGACGCCTTCCAAAAAGATCCCAACAGCGTGGTGTTCGGCGCCGGCGCCTCCATCGGCAGCCAGGACTGGATGAAAACCGCGCTGCTGGCGCGCGAAGTCGGCGTGGATCCGCGCAAGATGCGCTATGTGGCGTTCGAAGGCGGCGGCGAGCCGGTCACCGCGCTGTTGGGCAACCATATTCAGGCGGTTTCCGGTGACCTGAGCGAGATGGTGCCTTACCTGCAGGGCGACAAAATCCGCGTGCTGGCGGTGTATGCCGAGCAACGTTTGCCGGGCCAGTTGGCCGACATTCCGACCGCCAAAGAACAGGGGTACAGCCTGGTGTGGCCGATCATTCGCGGCTTCTACGTCGGGCCGAAAGTCAGCGATGAAGAGTATCAGTGGTGGATCGACACCTTCCAGAAAATGATGGCAACAGACGAATTCAAGCAGCAGCGCGATCTGCGCGGCCTGTTCGAATTCAATATGACCGGCAAAGAGCTGGACGCCTACGTGAAGAATCAGGTTGCCCAATACCGTGAGCAGGCGAAAGTGTTCGGCCTGGCCAAATAACCGCAGGGGAAAACCATGAGCGATCGTATTTTTGCCGGCTTTTGGCTGCTGCTGTGTATCGGCGGGCTGTTCATCGGCTGGGGCATCCAGAGCGAATACAGCTATGAACCGCTGGGGCCGCGCCCGTTCCCGCTGGCGATCCTCAGCCTGATGGCGCTGTGCGCGGCCCTGTTGCTGCTGCGCCGCCCACAGGCGGTGGAATGGCCGCACCACAAGGTGCTGCAGCGGCTGCTGGTGCTGGTGATCACCCTGGTGCTGTATGCCTGGGGCTTTGAATGGCTGGGCTTTCCGCTGGCGACCGCGCTGCTGACGTTCAGCATCGGCCTGTTGTTTCAGGCCAGCCTGCCGGCGGCGGCCATCTCCGGCGTCGTCATGGGCGCAGCGCTGTACTACGCCTTTGACCAACTTCTCGATGTCACACTGCCGCTCGGCATCTGGCTGAGCTAACGGGAGCGATGATGGATACCTGGATGTATTTGACCCAAGGGTTTGAAGTGGCGCTGGTGCCGCAGAACCTGATTATCGCCCTGATCGGCTGCTTCGTCGGCACCATCGTCGGCCTGTTGCCGGGGCTGGGGCCGATCAACGGCGTGGCGATCCTGCTGCCGCTGGCGTTCGCCCTCAAACTGCCGGCCGAATCGGCGCTGATCCTGCTGGCGACGGTGTATATCGGCTGCGAATACGGCGGGCGCATCTCGTCGATTCTGCTCAACGTGCCGGGCGACGCGGCGGCGATCATGACCGCGCTGGACGGCTACCCGATGGCGCAGCAGGGGCGCGCCGGCGTGGCGCTGTCCATCTCGGCGGTCAGCTCGTTCGTCGGCTCGATGATCGCCATCGGCGGCATCATTCTGTTCGCGCCGCTGCTGGCCCGCTGGTCGCTGGCCTTCGGCCCGGCGGAATATTTCGCCCTGATGGTGTTCGCCATCGCCTGCCTCGGCAGCATGATGAGCCAGAACCCGCTAAAATCGCTGCTGGCGGCGCTGATCGGCCTGGGGCTGGCGACGGTGGGCGTCGACGCCAACACCGGCGTTTACCGCTTTACCTTCGACAGCGTGCATCTCTCCGACGGCGTGCAGTTTATCGTGGTGGTGATCGGCCTGTTCTCGGTCAGCGAAATCCTGCTGATGCTGGAAAGCACCAGCGCCGGGCAAAAACTGGTACGTAAAACCGGCCGGTTGCTGTTCAACCGCAAAGAGGCGGCGCAG of the Serratia marcescens subsp. marcescens ATCC 13880 genome contains:
- a CDS encoding sensor histidine kinase: MRWFNAPRSLFYQLLLFFGLPLLALGGISIYTHYFSAMSAATLAYDRTLLASARTVAERLVVREGKLAVDVPYVVLDSFERNMNDQLYYEVISPQGKSISGYDDLPSLPPHIPRSTLYPALVHFYDAEYLGRPIRVAALFQPVNESGVSGMATILVAETLESRRYLARQMMIAALLSQGTVVVLTLILAFALLKRVLKPMRKLSGIMLRRDPGELTPLPRVLPWSEMQPLLVAFNRYIERLRLMVARQERFSADASHQLRTPLAVLKTQVGVALASDRPQQWRESLQAMSATLDNTVALTDRLLYLSRLKASEHQAERKLQPVNLAQVLRDACFSRLPQARSKQIDLGFEGEAACQVAGEPLLLAELCANLLDNALKYTPRQGVVTARLTQEKETGEGVLEIEDSGPGIALQDKALALQPFHRLDNVGDQPGAGLGLALVKDITAYHGTRPELLSSAALGGLLVRVRFTLLP
- the tctD gene encoding transcriptional regulator TctD, whose protein sequence is MRLLLVEDHPELSHWLQKALTGAGFAVDVAPDGVAADHLLLNERYALAVLDVALPRLNGLDLLARLRKRGQDLPVLLLTARTDVADRVKGLNLGADDYLTKPFELDELEARIRALLRRSVGAPQPALQYGALTYHDEGYFLLESKPLALTPRELAVLTALMHRRGRPVAKQQLFEQVFTLSDEANPESIELYVHRLRKKLQGSDVAIVTLRGLGYSLELCNAVV
- a CDS encoding Bug family tripartite tricarboxylate transporter substrate binding protein, translated to MKKIMTRTLTAAALLLAASQAFAVEAPKRTECIAPAKPGGGFDLTCKLIQVSLQDTKAIDKPMRVTYMPGGVGAVAYNAIVAQRPAEFGTVVAFSGGSLLNLAQGKFGRYNVDDVKWLAAVGTDYGMIAVRADSPYKTLKDLMDAFQKDPNSVVFGAGASIGSQDWMKTALLAREVGVDPRKMRYVAFEGGGEPVTALLGNHIQAVSGDLSEMVPYLQGDKIRVLAVYAEQRLPGQLADIPTAKEQGYSLVWPIIRGFYVGPKVSDEEYQWWIDTFQKMMATDEFKQQRDLRGLFEFNMTGKELDAYVKNQVAQYREQAKVFGLAK
- a CDS encoding tripartite tricarboxylate transporter TctB family protein, producing the protein MSDRIFAGFWLLLCIGGLFIGWGIQSEYSYEPLGPRPFPLAILSLMALCAALLLLRRPQAVEWPHHKVLQRLLVLVITLVLYAWGFEWLGFPLATALLTFSIGLLFQASLPAAAISGVVMGAALYYAFDQLLDVTLPLGIWLS